From Sparus aurata chromosome 9, fSpaAur1.1, whole genome shotgun sequence, a single genomic window includes:
- the LOC115588486 gene encoding trace amine-associated receptor 13c-like: METWEDTELCFQQLLNSSCRKTIHPHFEYMLISILLPFSSLLTAALNLLVIISISHFKQLHTPTNLLLLSLAVSDFLFGLLMVFQVVLIDGCWYIMCTLFQYLNYIITSASTGSMVLISVDRYVAICHPLHYFSEITQKRVQLCVCLCWICSVIFQSLILKDILKQPGRYHSCVGECTYFINYIAGLVDLTFSFIVPITVIVVLYMRIFVVAVSQARAMRSHITAVTQTGKVTAKKSEMKAARTLGVVVVLFLICLCPYYSVALTGQDNLLNDSSSVFVFWLYSFNSCLNPVVYSFCYPWFRKSINLIVTFKILQPDSRRANIL; this comes from the exons ATGGAGACCTGGGAGGACACTGAACTCTGCTTTCAACAACTCCTCAACAGCTCCTGCAGGAAGACAATACATCCTCACTTTGAGTATATGCTGATTTCCATTCTACTTCccttcagctctctgctcactGCAGCTCTCAACCTGCTGGTCATCATCTCTATTTCCCACTTCAA GCAGCTCCACACTCCTacaaacctcctcctcctctctctggctgtctcAGATTTCCTCTTTGGCCTCCTCATGGTCTTTCAAGTTGTCCTAATAGATGGCTGCTGGTACATCATGTGTACTCTGTTTCAGTatttaaattatattattacCTCAGCTTCAACAGGATCCATGGTGCTTATATCTGTTGACCGCTATGTGGCTATTTGTCATCCTTTGCATTACTTCagtgaaatcacacaaaaaagagttcagttgtgtgtttgtctgtgttggatATGTTCTGTAATTTTTCAAAGTCTGATCCTGAAGGATATATTGAAACAACCAGGCAGGTATCACTCCTGTGTTGGGGAGTGTACATATTTCATTAACTACATTGCTGGACTTGTAGATCTCACTTTTTCCTTCATTGTTCCCattactgttattgttgttttgtatatgaGAATATTTGTAGTGGCTGTGTCTCAGGCTCGTGCCATGCGGTCTCATATTACAGCTGTAACACAAACAGGGAAAGTAACTGCaaagaaatctgaaatgaaagcagccaggactcttggtgttgttgtagttttgtttCTAATATGTCTCTGCCCATATTATTCTGTTGCTCTTACAGGTCAAGATAACTTGCTCAATGATTCatcttctgtctttgttttttggttgtatAGTTTTAACTCCTGTCTAAATCCTGTGGTTTATTCCTTTTGCTATCCCTGGTTCAGAAAATCAATTAACCTCATAGTTACATTCAAGATACTGCAGCCTGACTCCCGTAGGGCGAACATACTGTAG